A region of Desulfocurvibacter africanus subsp. africanus DSM 2603 DNA encodes the following proteins:
- a CDS encoding glycosyltransferase: protein MVHKALSQSVERKLLNLGCGRRFHPDWTNVDFQATGPGVIACDLNKGIPFPSASFDVVYHSHLLEHFPRRKAPGFLSECFRVLKPGGVLRVVVPDLEDIVRNYLQALEQAADSDPEGEDRHEWMTIELLDQLVRHEPGGQMLKHWKRVPMPAEEFVIERMGAEVRGGLAGLRRTPAVLDDTGGRQEPSALGAFRLSGEVHQWMYDRISLTRLLQDAGFVDVVRLGAGDSAISGFQAYGLDLEPDGSVRKPDSLFMEAVKPMPKPRRAPQTLRSKPLKVAHFALWGHGGAGIAAARLHDGLRATGVDSRMYVLSKQGDDPSIEVVPSRQGELLQKNGKIVSPSLARHSARWHAILARYPNRSQYLEAFTDILSDTRLASLKGFQDADIINLHWVGGIIDFEHEVEALASKPVVWTMHDMNPLTGGCHYSGGCERYALSCGSCPLLGSLDKRDASERIWAKKRATFDLLDLTCVTPSKWLGDCAGKSSLWRGRARHVIPYGLNTDVFKLGNQEDLRKQLGIPRDSFLVFFGAESVANQRKGFMHSFNALRSLRERLGSEGIALAIIGHCPSELAAALPFQAYQFGYVNSPEDMAKAYSLADVCILPSLEDNLPNVGIESLACGTPVVGFRIGGVPDIVTHMETGYLAGAGDVGGLCDGLVWALEQKRAANPVRLHCRKRALEEFNLLKQAKAYTELYESILAEKKR, encoded by the coding sequence ATGGTTCACAAAGCGTTAAGTCAAAGCGTGGAAAGAAAGCTCCTCAACCTTGGTTGCGGCAGACGCTTCCACCCGGATTGGACCAACGTGGACTTCCAGGCCACCGGCCCCGGAGTCATTGCCTGTGATCTCAACAAGGGTATTCCTTTTCCTTCCGCCTCTTTCGACGTGGTGTATCATTCCCATCTCCTTGAGCATTTTCCCCGGCGCAAAGCGCCAGGGTTTCTGAGCGAATGCTTTCGCGTACTCAAGCCCGGTGGAGTCTTGCGTGTCGTTGTGCCTGACCTGGAGGACATAGTCAGAAACTATCTCCAGGCGCTGGAGCAGGCTGCTGACAGCGACCCTGAGGGTGAAGACCGCCACGAATGGATGACCATCGAGCTTCTGGACCAACTCGTCCGACATGAGCCGGGCGGGCAGATGCTCAAGCACTGGAAACGTGTGCCCATGCCGGCCGAGGAGTTCGTGATCGAGCGCATGGGCGCTGAAGTTCGCGGCGGTCTCGCGGGCTTGCGCCGAACTCCCGCAGTGCTCGATGACACGGGCGGCCGTCAAGAACCATCGGCTCTGGGCGCTTTCCGCCTCTCGGGTGAAGTACACCAATGGATGTATGACCGGATTTCCCTGACCAGGCTTCTGCAGGATGCGGGATTTGTGGATGTTGTCCGTCTGGGCGCAGGTGATTCGGCCATTTCTGGCTTCCAGGCCTATGGCTTGGACCTGGAGCCGGACGGTTCGGTGCGCAAGCCCGACTCGCTGTTCATGGAGGCTGTTAAGCCCATGCCCAAGCCCAGGAGGGCTCCACAGACACTCCGCTCGAAACCCCTCAAGGTCGCGCATTTCGCCCTCTGGGGCCATGGCGGAGCAGGTATCGCGGCTGCTCGTCTGCACGATGGTCTGCGCGCCACAGGCGTCGACAGCCGAATGTATGTCCTTTCCAAGCAGGGAGATGATCCCAGTATCGAAGTCGTTCCCTCGCGGCAGGGCGAACTTCTCCAGAAAAATGGGAAGATCGTCTCCCCCTCTCTCGCGCGACACTCCGCGCGCTGGCATGCCATATTGGCGCGGTATCCTAACCGCTCCCAGTATCTGGAAGCCTTCACAGATATCCTTTCGGACACGCGTTTGGCATCTCTGAAGGGCTTCCAGGATGCGGACATCATCAACCTTCACTGGGTCGGCGGCATCATCGATTTTGAGCACGAAGTGGAGGCCCTGGCAAGTAAGCCCGTGGTTTGGACCATGCATGACATGAATCCGCTGACTGGGGGCTGCCACTACAGCGGCGGGTGTGAGAGGTACGCCTTGAGTTGCGGAAGCTGCCCGCTTCTGGGCTCACTGGACAAACGCGATGCTTCCGAACGCATCTGGGCCAAGAAGAGGGCTACCTTCGACCTGCTGGACCTGACCTGTGTGACTCCCAGCAAGTGGCTTGGCGACTGCGCCGGCAAAAGTTCCCTGTGGCGAGGTAGGGCGAGGCATGTCATCCCTTACGGCTTGAACACCGACGTGTTCAAGCTCGGCAACCAAGAAGACCTGCGCAAGCAACTTGGGATTCCCAGGGACAGCTTTCTGGTCTTTTTCGGCGCTGAGAGCGTGGCCAACCAACGCAAGGGTTTCATGCACTCATTCAATGCCCTGCGTAGCCTCCGGGAACGCCTTGGCTCCGAGGGCATCGCCCTTGCCATCATCGGCCACTGCCCGAGCGAGCTTGCTGCGGCGTTGCCATTCCAGGCATACCAGTTCGGCTATGTGAACAGCCCCGAAGACATGGCCAAGGCTTACAGCTTGGCGGATGTGTGCATCCTGCCCTCCTTGGAGGACAACCTGCCGAACGTGGGCATCGAGTCACTGGCTTGCGGCACGCCAGTGGTTGGTTTCCGCATTGGTGGAGTTCCTGACATCGTGACGCACATGGAAACCGGCTACCTTGCCGGGGCAGGCGATGTGGGCGGCCTGTGCGACGGCTTGGTCTGGGCTCTTGAGCAGAAGAGAGCCGCGAACCCTGTGCGTCTGCATTGCAGAAAGCGGGCACTTGAGGAGTTCAACCTTCTCAAACAGGCAAAGGCATATACAGAGTTATACGAGAGCATTCTTGCGGAGAAGAAAAGATAG
- the lepB gene encoding signal peptidase I: MNPRAKVFKEYVEALIIALILAFFIRTFVVQAFKIPSGSMLDTLLIGDHLLVNKFKYGVRLPFTDMTVLPLADPKFQDIIVFEYPQDPSKDFIKRVIGLPGDTIEIRDKAVYRNGQKIDEPYVQHTDPRSLPGPRDNMPEITVPSGSYFVMGDNRDESLDSRFWGTVDRSAILGKAWIIYWSWGGMNDIRWGRMGSGVN, from the coding sequence ATGAATCCCAGAGCCAAAGTTTTCAAGGAATACGTCGAAGCGCTCATCATCGCCCTGATCCTAGCCTTCTTCATCCGCACCTTTGTGGTCCAGGCCTTCAAGATCCCCTCGGGCTCCATGCTCGATACCCTGCTCATCGGCGACCATCTGCTGGTCAACAAGTTCAAATACGGCGTGCGGCTGCCCTTCACGGACATGACCGTCCTGCCTCTGGCCGATCCCAAGTTCCAGGACATCATCGTCTTCGAGTACCCGCAGGATCCGTCCAAGGACTTCATCAAGCGCGTCATCGGCCTGCCCGGCGATACCATCGAGATCCGCGACAAGGCGGTCTACCGCAACGGCCAGAAGATCGACGAGCCCTATGTGCAGCACACCGACCCGCGTTCGCTGCCCGGCCCCCGCGACAACATGCCGGAAATCACGGTGCCCAGCGGCAGTTATTTTGTCATGGGCGACAACCGCGACGAATCCCTGGATTCCCGTTTCTGGGGCACCGTGGACCGTAGTGCCATCCTGGGCAAGGCCTGGATCATCTACTGGTCCTGGGGCGGAATGAACGACATCCGCTGGGGCCGCATGGGCAGTGGTGTGAATTAG
- a CDS encoding DUF6538 domain-containing protein, with product MTIAISKPPSHLFLKRDIYNFRLKVPPDLLRLDGRSELRYQLRTGFASEARRLAMQLAAGIKSIFADLRS from the coding sequence ATGACAATAGCCATCAGCAAGCCCCCCTCGCACCTGTTTCTCAAGCGCGACATCTATAACTTCCGTCTGAAGGTTCCGCCAGATCTCCTGCGCCTTGATGGCCGCTCGGAGTTGCGCTACCAACTCCGCACAGGCTTTGCTTCGGAAGCCCGCCGGCTGGCCATGCAGCTTGCCGCCGGGATCAAGAGCATCTTCGCCGACCTCCGCAGCTAG
- a CDS encoding class I SAM-dependent methyltransferase, which produces MLEKQCPLCASKVRNLVEVFQSSEIVALYKTIHGLDVSEDFVGAPVIRLYRCPVCDLSFFSPPVAGSAAFYEALQQFPWYYMDAKEEFAFAANHVSSGDTLLEVGCGRGAFGQRLTCKEYVGLEFNPKAVQEAVAQGLHVRRQSVEEHAAERPGHYDVACSFQVLEHVTAPRPFLEALHACVKPGGLLLLSVPSEDSYLSMIVNEVLNMPPHHLTLWSDDSLRRLPGLFGMSLVELRHEKLQPYHTRMFCKALLVETLRSVEAKAKRKMLDISPEYMRLEAAAAGLAQHMAGVLDRYPVRPDGHTVIAVYRKN; this is translated from the coding sequence ATGCTTGAGAAGCAGTGCCCCTTATGCGCGAGCAAGGTGCGCAACCTTGTGGAGGTGTTCCAGTCCTCCGAGATCGTGGCGCTCTACAAGACGATACACGGCCTCGACGTCTCGGAGGATTTCGTTGGCGCTCCAGTGATACGCCTTTATCGCTGCCCTGTGTGCGACCTGTCATTCTTCTCGCCGCCTGTGGCCGGCTCCGCCGCTTTCTATGAAGCTCTGCAGCAGTTCCCGTGGTACTACATGGATGCCAAAGAGGAATTCGCGTTCGCCGCCAATCACGTATCTTCAGGCGACACACTCCTGGAGGTCGGCTGCGGCCGTGGAGCTTTCGGCCAGCGCCTCACGTGCAAGGAGTACGTGGGCCTGGAGTTCAATCCCAAGGCCGTGCAGGAGGCAGTCGCGCAAGGGCTGCACGTTCGCCGGCAGTCTGTGGAGGAACACGCCGCCGAGAGGCCGGGGCACTACGATGTCGCCTGCTCCTTTCAGGTCCTTGAGCACGTGACGGCCCCGCGCCCGTTCCTGGAAGCGCTCCATGCCTGCGTTAAGCCAGGCGGTCTGCTCCTGCTCTCGGTGCCTAGCGAGGACTCGTACCTCTCCATGATCGTAAACGAGGTCCTCAACATGCCTCCGCATCATCTCACGCTCTGGAGCGACGATTCGTTGCGTCGTCTGCCGGGTCTGTTTGGCATGTCGCTAGTGGAATTGCGACACGAGAAACTCCAGCCCTACCACACGAGGATGTTCTGCAAGGCGCTTCTGGTGGAGACCCTGCGCAGTGTCGAAGCCAAGGCGAAGCGCAAGATGCTCGATATATCTCCGGAGTACATGCGCCTTGAGGCGGCTGCCGCCGGATTGGCGCAGCACATGGCCGGCGTGCTGGACAGGTATCCCGTGCGTCCCGACGGCCATACCGTCATAGCTGTGTACCGCAAGAATTGA
- a CDS encoding hydrogenase maturation protease codes for MDWSKMFTSRVVVFGCGNTLIGDDAVGPRVIELLEKDPDMPDDVALLDVGTSIRSMLFDLINIDPKPQRIIIIDATTAHGREPGEIFEIDVDHMDPKKVNDFSLHMFPTVNLLKELTLNTAIEVKVVVIQTGYIPEVFDERMSPEVSAAVPHIASRVKALCLEPAKS; via the coding sequence ATGGATTGGTCCAAAATGTTCACCTCGCGGGTGGTTGTCTTTGGTTGCGGCAATACTCTTATCGGCGACGACGCTGTCGGGCCGCGTGTCATCGAACTCCTGGAAAAAGACCCGGATATGCCGGATGACGTAGCCCTGCTCGATGTGGGCACATCCATCCGCTCCATGCTCTTCGACCTCATCAACATTGACCCCAAGCCCCAGCGGATTATCATTATCGACGCCACCACGGCCCACGGCCGCGAGCCGGGGGAGATTTTCGAGATCGACGTGGATCACATGGATCCCAAGAAGGTCAACGACTTCTCCCTGCATATGTTCCCTACCGTGAACCTGCTCAAGGAACTCACGCTGAACACGGCCATCGAGGTGAAGGTGGTTGTGATTCAGACCGGCTATATCCCCGAAGTCTTTGACGAGCGCATGAGCCCCGAGGTGAGCGCAGCCGTTCCGCACATCGCGTCGCGAGTCAAGGCGCTGTGCCTGGAACCGGCGAAAAGCTAA
- a CDS encoding TylF/MycF/NovP-related O-methyltransferase, producing MSREIVHNVDRLLVAGRRLLSAAGESKEARNSICGLLHDICGHCQELLQTGMARECLQLVIKAKAFRLPVQNLDLIRAMALLLLGQAPSAVEALKEELRYFPENASANALLMELTQMASSGPCIVDGSGEFEELHAIVKPYTMVGEQRLRAIYTHAKRVCREGPEGAFVECGVAAGGSSALIAAVLKRHGKSTARLFSFDTFDGLPSPGVEDRHGGMHAEEAGWGGGTCAAPLESLLSATSSLGAAEFVTPVQGFFEDTLPRMRGVIGPIAFLHMDGDWYKSTLDILTNLYDQVVPGGYVQVDDYGYWEGCRKALHEFTSGRCIDLALHSIDGIGVWFTKR from the coding sequence GTGTCCAGGGAAATAGTACATAATGTGGATCGGCTATTAGTGGCAGGTCGGCGCTTGTTAAGCGCAGCTGGCGAGAGCAAAGAGGCGCGCAATTCCATTTGCGGTTTGCTTCATGATATCTGCGGCCATTGCCAAGAGCTCCTTCAGACGGGAATGGCCCGAGAATGCCTGCAACTGGTCATCAAAGCCAAAGCCTTCCGCCTACCTGTGCAGAATCTGGATCTGATACGGGCCATGGCCTTGTTGCTCCTTGGGCAGGCACCCTCCGCCGTAGAGGCTCTTAAGGAAGAGTTGCGTTATTTCCCCGAAAACGCCTCAGCAAATGCTCTCCTGATGGAATTAACTCAGATGGCGAGTTCTGGCCCATGTATAGTCGATGGGTCGGGCGAGTTCGAAGAACTCCATGCTATCGTGAAGCCATATACAATGGTTGGCGAGCAGCGACTCCGGGCGATATATACCCATGCGAAACGGGTATGTCGCGAGGGGCCTGAGGGCGCTTTCGTGGAGTGCGGCGTAGCTGCGGGCGGCAGTTCGGCGCTCATAGCCGCCGTGCTCAAGCGTCACGGCAAGAGCACAGCGCGGCTGTTCAGCTTCGATACTTTTGATGGCCTGCCGAGTCCTGGCGTGGAGGATCGCCACGGCGGCATGCACGCTGAGGAGGCAGGCTGGGGTGGTGGCACATGCGCCGCGCCATTGGAAAGCCTCCTCTCCGCGACTTCGTCACTTGGCGCGGCGGAGTTCGTCACGCCCGTCCAGGGTTTCTTTGAAGACACCCTCCCTCGCATGCGCGGAGTCATTGGCCCCATCGCCTTCCTGCACATGGATGGAGACTGGTACAAGTCAACACTGGATATCCTTACCAATCTTTATGACCAGGTCGTGCCCGGCGGATACGTGCAGGTTGATGACTACGGGTATTGGGAAGGCTGCCGGAAGGCTCTCCACGAGTTCACGAGCGGGCGTTGCATCGATCTTGCACTACACTCCATCGACGGAATAGGTGTATGGTTCACAAAGCGTTAA
- the lepA gene encoding translation elongation factor 4 encodes MKNIRNFSIIAHIDHGKSTLADRILDITGLVSVRERREQFLDKLELERERGITIKAQSVRIPYKAADGKDYILNLIDTPGHVDFSYEVSRSLSACEGALLVVDATQGVEAQTLANVYLALENNLEIIPVLNKIDLPSSDVSRIKKEIEEIIGLDCSNALEVSAKTGQNVDQVLERIVELVPPPQGDDNAPLKALIFDSWYDTYQGVVVLFRILEGSIRQGQKVMMFSNKRAFEVQSLGVFSPEALAVKSLGAGDVGFMTASIKDLTDARVGDTITTADRPTPQPFPGFKKIKPMVFCGLYPTEPSEYEPLKASLEKLQLNDSAFTFEPETSQALGFGFRCGFLGLLHMEIIQERLEREFEANLIATAPSVVYKLETVKGEEVYIDNPSKLPDPTKIKTFFEPYVRMDVHVPGDYVGGVLKLCEEKRGIQKDMRYLSTNRVIITYELPFAEIVFDFFDKLKSLTRGYASMDYEVIDYRASDMVKLDILINGDPVDAMATIVHRENTARIGRQLALRLKRAIPRQLFEVVVQAAIGNKIIARERNAPLRKNVTAKCYGGDISRKRKLLEKQKEGKKRMKKMGNIEIPQEAFLAALKADED; translated from the coding sequence ATGAAGAACATCCGAAATTTCAGCATCATTGCGCATATCGACCACGGCAAATCTACGTTGGCCGACCGCATCCTGGACATCACGGGCCTGGTCAGCGTGCGCGAACGCCGCGAGCAGTTCCTGGACAAACTGGAGCTGGAGCGCGAGCGCGGCATCACCATCAAGGCCCAGTCCGTGCGCATTCCATACAAGGCCGCGGACGGTAAGGATTACATCCTCAATCTCATCGACACGCCCGGCCATGTGGACTTCAGCTACGAGGTCTCGCGCAGCCTGTCCGCCTGCGAGGGTGCGCTGCTCGTGGTGGACGCCACCCAGGGCGTGGAAGCCCAGACCTTGGCCAACGTCTACCTGGCCCTGGAAAACAACCTGGAGATCATCCCGGTTCTGAACAAGATCGACCTGCCCAGCTCGGACGTCTCGCGCATCAAGAAGGAGATCGAGGAGATCATCGGGCTGGACTGCAGCAATGCCTTGGAAGTCAGCGCCAAGACCGGTCAGAATGTGGATCAGGTCCTGGAACGCATCGTGGAGCTCGTGCCGCCGCCGCAGGGCGATGACAACGCGCCGCTCAAAGCGCTCATCTTCGACTCCTGGTACGACACGTATCAAGGCGTCGTCGTGCTCTTCCGCATCCTGGAGGGCTCCATACGCCAGGGGCAGAAGGTCATGATGTTCTCTAACAAGCGGGCTTTCGAGGTTCAGAGCCTGGGCGTGTTCTCGCCCGAGGCTCTGGCCGTCAAGAGCTTGGGTGCGGGCGATGTGGGTTTCATGACCGCTTCCATCAAGGATCTGACCGACGCGCGCGTGGGTGACACCATCACCACGGCGGACAGGCCCACGCCCCAACCGTTCCCCGGTTTCAAGAAGATCAAGCCCATGGTCTTCTGCGGTCTGTATCCCACGGAGCCGTCCGAGTACGAGCCGCTCAAGGCCTCTCTGGAAAAGCTCCAGCTCAATGATTCGGCCTTTACCTTCGAGCCCGAGACCTCCCAGGCCCTGGGCTTCGGTTTCCGTTGCGGCTTCCTTGGGCTGCTGCACATGGAGATCATCCAGGAGCGCCTGGAGCGGGAATTCGAGGCCAACCTCATCGCCACGGCGCCGTCGGTGGTCTACAAGCTCGAAACCGTCAAGGGCGAGGAAGTCTATATCGACAACCCGAGCAAGCTGCCCGACCCGACCAAGATCAAGACCTTCTTCGAGCCCTACGTGCGCATGGACGTCCATGTGCCGGGCGACTACGTGGGCGGCGTGCTCAAGCTCTGCGAGGAGAAGCGCGGCATCCAGAAGGACATGAGGTACCTGTCTACAAACAGGGTCATCATCACCTATGAACTGCCATTTGCCGAGATCGTCTTCGACTTCTTCGACAAGCTCAAGTCGCTGACGCGCGGCTATGCCTCCATGGACTACGAGGTCATCGACTATCGGGCCTCGGACATGGTCAAGCTGGACATCCTCATCAATGGTGATCCGGTCGACGCCATGGCCACCATCGTACATAGGGAAAACACCGCACGTATCGGTCGCCAGCTGGCCTTGCGCCTCAAGCGCGCCATCCCGCGTCAGCTCTTCGAGGTCGTCGTACAGGCAGCCATCGGCAACAAGATTATCGCACGGGAACGCAACGCGCCCTTGCGCAAGAACGTCACCGCCAAGTGTTACGGCGGCGACATCTCCCGCAAGCGCAAGCTCCTGGAGAAGCAGAAGGAAGGCAAGAAACGCATGAAGAAGATGGGGAACATCGAAATCCCCCAGGAAGCGTTCCTTGCCGCCCTGAAGGCCGACGAGGACTAA
- a CDS encoding glycosyltransferase has product MKFLQVLTFYPAYSEALYARHPALAHLPYEKQLNVILRDGFGALHYFGLPMRDLGWDSRIVLANVPQLQAAWMAQNNPARLAAGASIIDVLRLQIESFAPDVLFVSDSVAFQSQFVRTLAVRPRIVSGWRAANIPPDTDWQEFDLILSHLSGCRKKALEHGAREAEFFYPGFPGFVHDAVKDQTADLDLIFCGQWTPEHAARNRMLFRAAMQARSKGWKLEYHLHVNSSGKMSSALESVMHSAKWGLDMFRTLRRGRISFNAEIDLAGGEAGNMRLFETTGVGAFLMTQHHANISRYFEPDREIVTFGSEEEFLEKAAYYIEHDAEREAIAERGMRRCQTEHSLESRAAELDAILRKRL; this is encoded by the coding sequence ATGAAGTTCCTACAAGTACTGACGTTCTATCCGGCATATTCCGAGGCCCTCTACGCGCGCCACCCCGCGTTGGCCCACCTGCCTTATGAAAAGCAGCTGAACGTAATCCTCAGAGACGGTTTCGGGGCCCTACATTATTTCGGGTTGCCCATGCGGGACCTGGGCTGGGATTCGCGCATTGTGCTGGCCAACGTCCCTCAACTGCAAGCCGCGTGGATGGCTCAGAATAACCCAGCGAGACTCGCCGCGGGCGCAAGCATAATTGATGTGCTGCGCCTGCAGATCGAGTCCTTTGCACCCGATGTGCTTTTTGTTTCGGATAGTGTCGCATTTCAATCACAATTCGTCAGAACTCTGGCCGTCAGACCGAGGATCGTCTCCGGATGGCGGGCTGCGAACATTCCGCCGGACACCGACTGGCAAGAATTCGATCTTATCCTTTCGCATCTCTCCGGGTGCAGAAAGAAGGCCCTAGAGCATGGGGCGCGGGAAGCCGAATTCTTCTATCCGGGCTTTCCTGGCTTTGTCCACGATGCGGTAAAGGATCAGACAGCCGATCTCGACCTGATTTTCTGTGGGCAGTGGACCCCGGAGCACGCTGCACGAAATCGGATGCTATTCCGCGCTGCCATGCAAGCCAGGAGCAAAGGCTGGAAGCTTGAATACCACCTGCACGTCAACAGCTCAGGCAAGATGTCCAGCGCTCTTGAATCCGTCATGCACTCTGCCAAATGGGGGCTCGACATGTTCAGAACCCTGCGCCGTGGCCGCATCTCCTTCAATGCCGAGATTGACCTAGCGGGAGGCGAGGCCGGGAACATGAGGCTTTTCGAAACAACAGGCGTGGGAGCCTTCCTGATGACCCAGCACCACGCGAATATCAGTCGATATTTTGAGCCTGACCGCGAAATCGTGACATTCGGCAGTGAAGAGGAGTTCCTTGAGAAAGCCGCCTATTACATCGAGCATGATGCAGAGCGGGAGGCGATCGCCGAACGGGGCATGCGGCGTTGCCAGACGGAGCATTCCCTAGAGAGCCGAGCGGCGGAACTCGATGCGATTCTGCGTAAGCGCTTATAA
- a CDS encoding transposase has product MRGRSGRRRCRGKAGSEKECLPRSTLHRQGKKTLFYTAVIRPRGKVVTMQVKRFDQNTTARFLKKLRRSLPSYRIDMVWDNAPWHRSQAVRDELQASRIREHRLPAYSPQMNACEYFIRWAKETLSYNYCWQSVEALKIALRGFAVSIASKPDEVLSRCRPQMRGFCVA; this is encoded by the coding sequence ATCAGGGGCAGATCTGGCAGGAGGCGCTGCCGAGGAAAGGCTGGTTCAGAAAAGGAGTGCCTGCCGAGGTCGACTCTTCATCGCCAGGGAAAAAAGACACTGTTCTATACAGCGGTAATCAGGCCCAGAGGCAAGGTGGTGACCATGCAGGTCAAGCGTTTCGACCAGAATACCACGGCCAGGTTCCTGAAGAAACTCAGGCGCAGTCTGCCGAGCTACCGGATTGATATGGTTTGGGACAATGCGCCTTGGCATCGGAGTCAAGCTGTCAGGGATGAACTCCAGGCAAGCAGGATTCGAGAGCACCGCTTGCCGGCCTACTCCCCACAGATGAACGCCTGCGAGTACTTCATCAGGTGGGCCAAGGAGACCTTGTCCTACAACTACTGCTGGCAGAGCGTCGAGGCACTCAAGATCGCCCTTAGAGGCTTTGCCGTCTCCATCGCGAGCAAGCCAGACGAGGTCCTCAGCAGGTGCAGGCCTCAAATGCGCGGCTTCTGCGTCGCCTGA